The Pyxidicoccus sp. MSG2 DNA segment GCCAGCCGCTCGCGCTCGGCGACTTCACTTCGCGCCAGCACCGCCTGCCCCAGGGCCAGCGTCACCACCGTCAGCGCGGCGGCGCCCAGCGCCAGGGCCACCCGGTGCTTGCGGGCCTTCCTGCGCAGCCGGTAGCCGAGCCCGCGGCGCGCCAGCACCGGCTCGCCTTCGAGGAAGCGGCCCAGGTCCTCCGCCAGCGCGCGCGCCGAGTCGTAGCGGGCTGGCCGCTCCTTCTCCAGGCACTTGAGGACGATGGCCTCCAGGTCCTCGGGGATGTCCGCGTCCAGAGTGCGCGGCGGCGGGGGCTCCTCCGTCTGGAGGCGGGTGAGGACCTCTGCTTCCGTGTCACCGGGGAAGGGCGGGCGCCCGGTGAGCAGCAGATACAGCGTGGCGCCCAGGGCGTAGACGTCCACGCGGCGGTCCAACCGGGACACCTCGCCCCGGGCCTGCTCCGGCGCCATGTAGTGCGGCGTGCCCAGCACCTGGTGCGAGGCGCCGCCTTCGTCCCGTCCCTCGCGCGCCAGGCCGAAGTCCATGACGAAGGGCGAAAGGCCGCCGTCCTCGGTGCGCTCCACCACGATGTTGCCGGGCTTGATGTCGCGGTGGATGAGGCCGGCGCGGTGGGCCGCGTGCACGCCCTCGGCGGCCTGGCGCAGCACCAGCACCTTCTGCTCCAGCGTGAGCGTGCCCGCGAGCTGCCCCAGCGTCCGGCCGTCCACGTACCGCATGGCGATGTAGCCGCGGCCGCTCACCTCGCCGACCTCGTACACCTCGCATACGCGCTCGTGCCGCACGCGCGCCTGGGCGCGGGCCTCCGACAGGAAGCGTCGGGCCTGCTCCGGGTGTGCGCCGCGCACGAACTTCAGCGCCACGTTGCGCCGCAGCATCGGGTCATACGCCAGGAACACCTGCCCCATGCCGCCCTGGCCGAGGAAGCGCACCGGCTGGTAGCGCTCCCACTCCGGCACGGGGAAGTCGGGCAGCCCGACCGCGCCGACCGCCACCACCTCGCCAGGGGCTCCGGGGGTGGGCGGTGTCAGCGTGTCGGCCTCCTCGGGCTGTACGCCACCGCTGTCCGTGTCCCCCCCGTCCGCGCGCGCCCGGGGTGTCAGCTCCTCGCGCAGCAGGTGCAGGGTGTCCTCCGTGAGGCGGCCCCGCTCCCTCAGCAGTTGCAGGGGGCCGCGTTCCAACCGGAGTGCCTCTTCGCGCAGGGCGGCGGCCTCCTCATGGGAGACCAGCCCTTCATCCAGCGCGAGGAGCAGCTCCTCCTCCAGCAACTCGTTTTCACGGCCCACCGCATGCACCGGGGCAGCATACGGGCTGGCCCCGGTGCGGCGGGAGGCCCGCCGGAAGGTCCTCAGGCCCAGGGGGGAGGTAGGGCCCGGTGAGGGGAGGTGGACCTTCCGGCGGTCTCGACTACTTCCGCGCACCCTCCGGCCGGCGGTTGCGCCGACGGAGGCCGAGCAGGGCCAGCAGGGCCAGTCCGGACGAGGCCGGCGCCGCGCTGCATCCGCCACCCGCGAAGGCGCGGGTGATTTCCTCCACCGTCCAGCTGTAGACGGCGGGCGAGGCATCCACGTTGCCCGCCGTGTCCACGGAGCGCACGCGCAGGGTGTGCTCACCCAGCGCCACGTCGTAGTTGTCCTCGCACGGGGCGTAGGCGCCGCCGTCCAGGCTGCACTCGTAGCGCACGTCGTCCTCGGTGGAGGCGTAGTCGAACGAGGCGTCCCCGTTGGTGGTGAGCGAGCGCGGCCCGCGGGGGATGGAGGTGTCCGGCGCCTGGGTGTCGATGGCGAAGGTGTCCGTGTTCGACACGGGGCTGGTGTTGCCGGCCGCGTCGGTGGCCGTGGCCGTCACGGAGTGCTGGCCGTCCGCCATGGGGGCGGTCGGCACGCAGCTCCATGCGCCGGTGTCACTGGCGACGGCCGTGCAGATGACCGTGTTGCCCTCGCGCACCGTCACCGTGCTGCCCGGCTCCGCCGTGCCCGTCAGCGTGGGCCTGGAGGTGGACAGCACCGAGCCCGGGGTGGGGCCGGTGATGACCGGTGCGGCGGGCGGCGTGGTGTCGACCGGGGTGGGGCCGCGGACGGTGATGTTCACCGCCGGGGCCGGCTCCGTGGCGCTCAGGGTGGTGGAGGTGAGCACCACCGAGTGCGTGCCGTCCGCGACATCTCCCAGGTCACACGTCCAGTGGCCCGTGGCGTCCACGACGGCGGTGCAGGCGGGCGTGTTGCTCCCGTCGACGTAGACGATGACGGTGGCGCCCGGCGAACCGGTGCCGCCGATGGTGCCCTCCGTGGTGCCGCCCGTACCAGGGCTGGTGAGCACCGGGATGAGCTGGCAGATGGACAGCGCGTCCACGCGGTACGTCACCGCCGTCTCGGTGTTGTTGTTCAGGCCGCAGTCGGTGTCCACCAGGGCCAGGCGCACGTCGCCTGTGGCCGCGTTGAAGTCACGCGACAGCGGGAAGCCCAGCGTCATGGCGGCGTTGCGCGTGCTGGAGACAGGCCCACCCACCGGGACGGCGCCCTGCGAGAAGGCCTGCGCCCCGGTGCCCGGGTTGACGTTGACGCCGAAGATGCCCGGGTACCAGCTGCTGGTACCCGAGTAGCTGACGGCGCCGGACACGTAGTGCATGCGGTAGCGGCCCGGAACGGTCAGCGCGGCCTGGACGGCGCCGGCGGGCAGGGACGGGCTGTTGATGTCCGACACCTGCGTGCACTGGCTGCGGCCCAGGCGGGTGAAGAAGGTGCTCACCCCCGTGTTCTTGCAGCCGTACCCGCTCTCGGTGGTGCAGGTGGCGCTGCAGCCGTCGCCCGCGGTGGTGTTGCCGTCGTCGCACGCCTCGGCGGCGGCCTTGACGCCGTCGCCGCACGTCACCGCGCACACCGACGGGTTGCCGGAGCAGCTGTAGCCCGCCTCGAGGGTGCAGGACGCGCCGCAGCCGTCGCCGGTGGCGGTGTTGCCGTCGTCGCACAGCTCGCCCTCGTCGAGGGCGCCGTTGCCGCAGTTGGTGAGGACGTCGCAGCGGTTGGTGGAGGGGTTGCAGTAGCCGCTGTCGCAGACGCCGGAGGCCGCGCACGTCTGGCCAATCTCCCACAAGCAGCGCGGAGAGCAGGTGTCGCCGCTGTTCAGGTTGCCGTCGTCGCACACCTCGCTGCCCGCGACGACGCCGTCACCGCACGAGGTGCTGCAGACGCTGGGCTGGCCGATGCACGAGTAGCCGCTCTCCTGGGCGCAGGTGTTGCTGCACCCGTCGTTGTTCGTCTGGTTTCCGTCGTCGCACTGCTCGCCGGACTGGAGGGTGCCGTTGCCGCACGTCGCCACGCAGGGCTGGCCCGGGGTGGGGCACGTGTAGGGCGGCTCCACGGCGGCGCAGGTCGAGTTGCAGCCGTCGCCGTTGTTGGTGTTGCCGTCGTCGCAGGCCTCGGCGCCCGCGGTGATGCCGTCGCCGCAGAGGGTGTCGCAGTCGCTGGGCTGGCCCGAGCAGCTGTAGCCGGTCTCCACGCGGCAGCCCGGCGAGCAGCCGTCGTTGCCGGCGGTGTTGCTGTCGTCGCACGTCTCGTTCGCGTCCAGCGTGCCGTTGCCGCACGTCTGGGTGCACACGGAAGCGCCGTTCGCCGGGGTGCTGCACGCGTAGCCCGGCTCGACGCGGCACTCGGTGGCGCAGCCGTCCCCCGGGTTCAGGTTGCCGTCATCGCACTGCTCGCCCGGGTTCACCGTGCCGTTGCCACACGTCTTCGCGCAGGGCTGGCCCACGGTGGGGCAGGAGTAGCCCAGCTCCAGGGTGCAGGCGATGGAGCAGCCGTCGTTCTGCTGGGTGTTGCCGTCGTCGCACAGCTCGCCCGAGTCCAGCCGGCTGTTGCCGCACAGGGGGGCGCACACGGACGGGGCGCCCGCGCACTCGTAGCCGCTCTCGATGCGGCACGCCGCGGAGCAGCCGTCCGAGCCGTTCTGGTTGCCGTCGTCGCACTGCTCGCCAGCGTTGATGGCGCCGTTGCCGCACGTCTGCACGCAGGCCTGGCCCGGGGTGGGGCAGGCATGGCCGGCCTCGACGCGGCAGCTCGCGTTGCAGCCGTCGCCCGCGGAGGTGTTGCCGTCGTCGCACTGCTCACCGGGGTTCAGCGCGCCGTTGCCGCACGTCCTGGCACAGGTGCTGGGCGCGCCCGTGCAGCCGTAGCCCGGCTCGATGGCGCAGGTGGCGCTGCAGCCGTCGTTGCTGGTGGTGTTGCCGTCGTCGCAGTCCTCGCGCAGGGAGACGACGCCGTCGCCGCAGCGGTCGTCGTACGCGTCCACGAAGAGGTAGCGGAAGGCGTTGGGCTCGGTGGTCTCGTTCTCGTTGCACAGCTCGATGCGGTTGAGGCCCGTGCGCCAGGGGGCGGTGGTGCCGAACTCGCGG contains these protein-coding regions:
- a CDS encoding DUF4215 domain-containing protein — its product is MTTRVFLKAAALALALVSTLTGCEADVAGQPSTSGPMLASQSSAVVGDGRIQPGEQCDDGNTVSGDGCSAAGAIESGYLCHVPGRACSLASLCGNDVTNSGEACDDGNTAAGANGCTATCDLSLCGNGAFNNRPWPNFDQEICDDGNRFEGDGCSRQCEVEPGFACAGSPSRCVRAGVAVFNTGVDQNNRRLESGADPHWFYRGTTTGAVTDVRDAQDWPQEIQTARYMRAPLGESTCVYQDFIVPSTTNIAQFRLRLATFNDNAFDSARVNGTAVTPVTVNDPGGQPWQKNIFREFGTTAPWRTGLNRIELCNENETTEPNAFRYLFVDAYDDRCGDGVVSLREDCDDGNTTSNDGCSATCAIEPGYGCTGAPSTCARTCGNGALNPGEQCDDGNTSAGDGCNASCRVEAGHACPTPGQACVQTCGNGAINAGEQCDDGNQNGSDGCSAACRIESGYECAGAPSVCAPLCGNSRLDSGELCDDGNTQQNDGCSIACTLELGYSCPTVGQPCAKTCGNGTVNPGEQCDDGNLNPGDGCATECRVEPGYACSTPANGASVCTQTCGNGTLDANETCDDSNTAGNDGCSPGCRVETGYSCSGQPSDCDTLCGDGITAGAEACDDGNTNNGDGCNSTCAAVEPPYTCPTPGQPCVATCGNGTLQSGEQCDDGNQTNNDGCSNTCAQESGYSCIGQPSVCSTSCGDGVVAGSEVCDDGNLNSGDTCSPRCLWEIGQTCAASGVCDSGYCNPSTNRCDVLTNCGNGALDEGELCDDGNTATGDGCGASCTLEAGYSCSGNPSVCAVTCGDGVKAAAEACDDGNTTAGDGCSATCTTESGYGCKNTGVSTFFTRLGRSQCTQVSDINSPSLPAGAVQAALTVPGRYRMHYVSGAVSYSGTSSWYPGIFGVNVNPGTGAQAFSQGAVPVGGPVSSTRNAAMTLGFPLSRDFNAATGDVRLALVDTDCGLNNNTETAVTYRVDALSICQLIPVLTSPGTGGTTEGTIGGTGSPGATVIVYVDGSNTPACTAVVDATGHWTCDLGDVADGTHSVVLTSTTLSATEPAPAVNITVRGPTPVDTTPPAAPVITGPTPGSVLSTSRPTLTGTAEPGSTVTVREGNTVICTAVASDTGAWSCVPTAPMADGQHSVTATATDAAGNTSPVSNTDTFAIDTQAPDTSIPRGPRSLTTNGDASFDYASTEDDVRYECSLDGGAYAPCEDNYDVALGEHTLRVRSVDTAGNVDASPAVYSWTVEEITRAFAGGGCSAAPASSGLALLALLGLRRRNRRPEGARK